AAAACTAACCACCCCAAAATTATAGCTGCCAATACCGTAATAACCCTGATAGAGGGTAAAAGCAATAACAGTAGTCGCGCCGATCAAGGCACCTGTGGCAATCGCGGGAACAAAAGCGCGGCGGCGTTCGGCGGGCACAACCGAGGCCAGACGAGGGACATGCGCAAGTGTTGTAATCGCAAAAGTTTTGGCATCGCAAAAAAATGTATAAGTCAGCCCCAGTGCAACAGCGCTCGGCGCCCCCATACCCGCAACACCAAGGACATGCCAGGTAAATGCCTGAGCGGTAATAGGACCGCGCAAAAAAACCAGACCACTCTCGGCGATAATATGTGCAAGACCCAGGTAAAGAATCAGCGTCGCACCCCAAAAGGTGAGTAAGGTAAGGACATTCATACCCGATTGCACGAGAAAGAAAATCGTGTACACACTACACAAGACCAGGATCATAAATGCCGTGCGATAGGATAAAAGCTCCCCCTCATCATCTATCTGCGCATTGCGAGACCACACCTTGAGCCAGACATCGCGCAAATGTGCGCGCGCCATCCACAGCCCCCACAGAACGAGAACAATAAAACCGCCAAAACTCTGCCACCCAATAGCAGGTGCCATAGAACACCACATATCGGAACCGCCAAAATCCAAACCAAAGCGATTGAAAATGCCAACCTGAAGAATCGCGAGCAAGTGAAAAAACCAGATGCTGTACAGCACATCTGATTTCGTGAAATAGGCAAATGCAATCGTCATCGGCTGGAAGAGAAACCACAGCGGTGGAAAACCGCGACCAATGGGGATATTGATCTGCCTCATAACATCCAGACGGGGCAATGCCGTGACAAACCATGAGGCGACATTCCAGCAAAAAACGCCAAAAATGAGTACAAATCCAATCTGAAAAAAGCGCGAGCGAACAAGGTTAGCAAACGCATCTTTTGAATCACCCGTACCCGTCAACTCGAGAAGTGCCGTAGCAATGGGAAAAGAGAGCCGTTCGTATTCCATCCACTGTTTGCGAAGGAGAATAACCACACAGAAATTGGCGAGAAATACAGCACCCAAAAAAAGGATCCAGCCGGGGAAAAGTGCGATCCACGCATCCCAGGGAAAAGGGGCACCAGGCGGCAGCCCTTCGTAAAACCCCGTAGCTGCAGCGCGGTCTGTCAGCACATTCCACTCGGTAAAATGTGGCCACAGCCTTTCTGCCCACATATTTTGCGTTGAAGCAAAATAAATGGGCGCAGTGACAACGCCGAGAAAATAACCCGAAAGCCACTCACCTTGCATATTGGCAGCCACCATGCCAATGCTACATATCGCGATGAGTTCAAAGGATGAGAGGCCCCTGAATCTGCGCGAAAAAAAATAGTTAAAAACGAGCAAGGCCAAAAAGGGAATCAAAAAAGCCACAGACAAATGGGCAAAATCCCCGCGGGAAGAACGCAGAATCAAGCTACTATACACAGGCCAAAAATTCACCAAAACAGATAAACAAAGGCCAATGATGATCGCGCGAATAGTCATAGGACACCGAAATATGAAAAACAAAAAAATGGGCGTCCATAATAACACTGAGAACAGCGTCGGTCAAGCTGCGTAATATTACTATTCCTATCCCGACACCTTGACAGGGGAGAAATGGCGACTTATCATGAGCGTCCCATCATTCATAGAGCAGCACACATAGCCGAGGCTTATTATGCGCCAAAATCTTTCGGGCATCCTGGAAGAAATGACCATTGACGATGTGCGATCACTCGCGCCCAATGTAGCGGTCATCCCAATAGGCTCCACCGAACCGCACGGACCTGCATTGCCCTATGGAACGGACAACTTTCAAGTGGAATACGTCGCTTATGGAGGCACGCGCAAAGCCAATGAAATAGGTGGCCGCGTCGTGTGTTTACCCACGCAGCGGGTGAGCTTAAACAACAACTTCCGCGCTTTCCCATTCGCCTGCCGCATGCAAGTCCCCACATTTATGAACCTGTTGAAAGACCTGGTGGCAATGTGCCGCGCGGAAAATGTACACCGCATAGTATTCATCAATGGTCACGGCGGCAACCCCGACGCCATCCGCGCAACACAGCGCGATTTGGCCGCACAAGACGGACTCTTCACCTGCTTGATCAGCACGGGGACCTGTGCATCGGAAGACGCAAAAGCTATATGGGAAAATCGCAGCGATCACGCAGGCGAAGAAGAAACCTCCCAAATCATGTTCTTGCGCCCCGACCTCGTACGCGAAAATCTAATAGCCAACAACCCTCCCCAGTATCCCAAATTGAAAACACTGCGAGAATTTGACATCCACTTTGTGCGCCCCTGGCATTTGTATTTGCCCAAATCCGCTGGCGGCGATGCCCGAAAAGCCTCAGCGCAAAAAGGT
This window of the Gemmatimonadota bacterium genome carries:
- a CDS encoding creatininase family protein gives rise to the protein MRQNLSGILEEMTIDDVRSLAPNVAVIPIGSTEPHGPALPYGTDNFQVEYVAYGGTRKANEIGGRVVCLPTQRVSLNNNFRAFPFACRMQVPTFMNLLKDLVAMCRAENVHRIVFINGHGGNPDAIRATQRDLAAQDGLFTCLISTGTCASEDAKAIWENRSDHAGEEETSQIMFLRPDLVRENLIANNPPQYPKLKTLREFDIHFVRPWHLYLPKSAGGDARKASAQKGETVLNSAVEGTGRFLTELSQTEDSETFPY